Proteins co-encoded in one Pocillopora verrucosa isolate sample1 chromosome 1, ASM3666991v2, whole genome shotgun sequence genomic window:
- the LOC131788790 gene encoding serine/arginine-rich splicing factor 10 → MSSRYSRPPNSSLYVRNLHHDTRPEDLRRMFGKYGRITDVYIPLDYYTRESRGFAYVQFEDIRDAEDAHYYLDRVVLLGRELEVQFAEGDRKTPQQMRGKEKREAYGGGGGGYSSRRDYQDDSYSRRSRSRSPRRRRRRSHSRSKSRSPKRRERSSRSERSRDSHRDSKREKERERSRSRSRSRSPSPARSAASRSRSGSPAAEFSDKEEEQGGQSRSPSPN, encoded by the exons ATGTCGAGTCGTTACTCAAGACCGCCAAACAGTTCACTTTACGTGAGAAATTTACACCATGATACGAG ACCCGAAGACCTTCGACGTATGTTCGGGAAGTATGGACGCATTACCGACGTGTACATTCCCCTAGATTACTACACGAGGGAGTCTCGAGGCTTTGCCTACGTACA ATTTGAAGATATCCGTGATGCAGAAGATGCCCATTACTACTTGGACAGGGTTGTTTTGCTTGGAAGAGAACTGGAAGTTCAGTTTGCAGAAGGAGACAGAAAGA cCCCACAACAGATGCGCggcaaagaaaaaagggaagcctatggtggtggtggtggtggttaCAGCAGCAGGAGAGATTATCAGGATGATTCTTATAG tcgtcGCTCCCGCAGTCGCAGTCCAAG aCGTCGTCGCCGTCGATCTCACTCCCGTTCTAAATCACGTTCTCCCAAACGCCGTGAACGCAGCAGCCGTAGCGAAAGAAGCCGAGACAGTCACCGTGACagcaaaagagagaaagaacgAGAGCGATCACGATCTCGCTCGAGATCACGCTCGCCATCTCCCGCACGATCAGCAGCTTCACGGTCACGCTCAGGCTCTCCAGCAGCAGAGTTCAGCGATAAAGAAGAAGAACAGGGTGGACAAAGCCGCTCACCAAGTCCAAACTAA